From the genome of Mucilaginibacter paludis DSM 18603:
CGATATGCGGCGTTGCCAGTACATTATCCAGTTTGCGGAAAGGATGCCCGGGCGGCAGCGGTTCTGTTTCAAAAACATCCAGTGCGGCGCCTGCTATCTTTTTTTGCTCCAATACTTTAATCAGAGCCTGCTCATCGGCCAAAGGCCCTCTTGAAGTATTGATAAAATAAGCCGTTGGCTTCATCAGGTTCAGGTCCACCTCACCCACAATACCGCGGCTGCGATCACTCAAAACCAGGTGAATGGTTACAAAATCAGCCTGGCTAAAAAGCTCCTCTTTAGTTACCAGTTTAGCACCGGAAGCCGCGGCTTTCTCTTCGGTAAGGTTTTGGCTCCAGGCTATCACGTTCATATCAAACGCTTTGGCATAGACAGCCATTTTTGCGCCGATATTTCCGAGCCCGATGATACCGAGGGTTTTGCCGGTAAGATCGGCAGCAATAGTAGTTTGCCATCCCCCCGACCGGACATTAGCGGCCTCCAGGGGAATATGACGGGTAATAGCCATCAACATGGCCCAGGTCATTTCCGGTGCGCCGGTACCAATGTATCCGGTAGGCATTATCCGGATATTAAATTCTTCTGCCGCCTGTACATCTATAGATGCATTGCGCTTACCTGTTGATACAATCACCTTTAAATTAGGCAACTGGCTCAAAATGTTCCTGTTTAATGGTGTGCGCTCCCTCATCACACAAACCACATCAAAAGGCAACAGGCGATTGATCACCTCGGTCTCATTAAACAGGTGATCATGAAAGATGGTAACCTGTGCCCGTCGCTGTACTTCGCTCCAATCGGCAGTAGCTGTCGCTACCTGCTGATAGTCGTCTAATACGGCTATTTGTATTTTTGAATTCATGGGTCCAATTTATCAATTTTAGCCGCATTTTTGATTAGATTTTGCATAATCGCTATGGTGCTTCAGCTTTCCCAAACAGGATATAAATAGAAAAAGACGGAATTTCTCCCGTCTTCTTTCTAAAAAAAACCATTAATTAATTATTTAACCGGAATAATATCTATAATCACAGTCCTGTTATAAAAACGCTCCTCGGGCAGGTTGTTATCAAATGGGGAGTGACTTACATCTTCGCCAAAACCAATGGTTTCAAACTTGACGCTGTTTTTTCCGGCTTTGGCTAAAGCGCGCTCCAAAATGCTTTGAACTTCGCGGGCCCTCTCCTGAGAAAGTTTCAGATTATGGTCTTCTTCACCTATAATATCGGTATGACCATGGATGATAACCGTTGCGCCATCAGTAATAGATGAAGCTACTGTATTGGATAAAAATTTGGTGTAAGCAGCTGTGGAGTTGGCCCTGTCAAAATCAAACAGGATACTAAAGCGCAAACCTTTTTCAACCGCTTCATTAACACCTGCTAAGTGTACCGAATTCTCTTTTGTAATGGTTAGTCCATTTTTGGTTTGGCCAACCATCACTACTTTATAATTACCTTCGGGGTTAGTGCCTAAAATAGCTGCGCCCGAAATGCTTTCCTGGTTGTTAGTAAATGGCCCGTAATGTTGTACAACGCCTCTTTCGTCGGTCAGGTCTACCGACCATGATTTAAATAACTCTTTAGCTTTATCTACATTAAGCACAACGCGACTATCGAGCGGATCAACCTGGGTGGCTTCGATCTGCACCGGTTTCATCAAGCCTCCGCCCACTTCCATTAATAACTGTGGCGATGTGCTGGTTACATCAACCCGGCGATCACCGGCACGCAAAAGCACCAGCTCTTTGCTTCCTCCAGGTTGTTCGGAAGGGATAAGCGGCTTAATACGTCCTTCAGTCGCAATTCTCGATCCGTCAATAGCAAAGGTGTTTACAATATATTGTTTAACCGATATGGCAAGTGCGGTACCATCAGCAATACCTTTACCCGAAGCACCGCTTAACGAGATTGTTGTACCGGGATTCGCCCTTAAACGATCGCCTAAAATATTTAAGATATTGTGATAAACATTCAACTGCCTTGAAGAACGGCCCGTTGTGTTGTCCGACTGCTGTTTTTGCAATTGTTCTTCCTTAAAATTACCTGCCTGCGTATTGGA
Proteins encoded in this window:
- a CDS encoding D-2-hydroxyacid dehydrogenase family protein gives rise to the protein MNSKIQIAVLDDYQQVATATADWSEVQRRAQVTIFHDHLFNETEVINRLLPFDVVCVMRERTPLNRNILSQLPNLKVIVSTGKRNASIDVQAAEEFNIRIMPTGYIGTGAPEMTWAMLMAITRHIPLEAANVRSGGWQTTIAADLTGKTLGIIGLGNIGAKMAVYAKAFDMNVIAWSQNLTEEKAAASGAKLVTKEELFSQADFVTIHLVLSDRSRGIVGEVDLNLMKPTAYFINTSRGPLADEQALIKVLEQKKIAGAALDVFETEPLPPGHPFRKLDNVLATPHIGYVTENTYKLFYEDTVKAILKWLDTVPENS
- a CDS encoding OmpA family protein; the protein is MIHLHKKIQTVIICSMIMILANNALKAQVTQPNWWFGISGAANFNWYDGTTQRLNGSLIVPAAFHKGFGVRPYGSVLVEYRPAGMWGGALNVGYDGRGGKFKEVVAPCNCPADLTTNTSYVTVEPSLRLSVPKTNLYFFAGPRVAFSLTNDFTYTQLKQPTTNAQLSDMHKTIISGQVGVGYEIPLSPAASLTKVNLSPFVSYQPYFGEEPRDIESWSITTVRAGIALKFGRGSKLPVKDITAPPVPEISFTVRAPKTVPLQRQVSETLPLRSSIFFDDGSAEIPGRYIMLSNTQAGNFKEEQLQKQQSDNTTGRSSRQLNVYHNILNILGDRLRANPGTTISLSGASGKGIADGTALAISVKQYIVNTFAIDGSRIATEGRIKPLIPSEQPGGSKELVLLRAGDRRVDVTSTSPQLLMEVGGGLMKPVQIEATQVDPLDSRVVLNVDKAKELFKSWSVDLTDERGVVQHYGPFTNNQESISGAAILGTNPEGNYKVVMVGQTKNGLTITKENSVHLAGVNEAVEKGLRFSILFDFDRANSTAAYTKFLSNTVASSITDGATVIIHGHTDIIGEEDHNLKLSQERAREVQSILERALAKAGKNSVKFETIGFGEDVSHSPFDNNLPEERFYNRTVIIDIIPVK